One window from the genome of Streptomyces sp. NBC_00708 encodes:
- a CDS encoding helix-turn-helix domain-containing protein — MKGDYQELVDEISALLGVPATLENRDFGLVAFGAHDSDDTTAMDPVRTRSILTRRSTPAVRAWFENFGITRATGPVRIPAAPEAGVFRDRICLPVRHRGVVLGYVWLLDADPGPTDRQLDAAMDVAARIGALLADEARAGTDLSREFGAVLAAGRGWQRDMAVAALAEALGPDAEGLHTVVCVTPWMDGAPAVRTVPSAAALTGAPPPGRSGPPSLAALIRLRSPEVLDPALTAADRLRTAAGASATAGLAVPRRGLAELADAWHEASAAARAAAAETRYGPVADWSSIGPYRTLTALAPDAPPDPAVRLLLTPVQRELARTAEVFLDCAGQASRTAAELGIHRQTLYYRLSRVQQLTGLDLNDGEDRLLLHMALKAARL, encoded by the coding sequence GTGAAGGGCGATTACCAGGAGCTGGTCGACGAGATCTCCGCGCTGCTCGGCGTCCCCGCGACGCTGGAGAACCGGGACTTCGGCCTGGTCGCCTTCGGGGCCCACGACAGCGACGACACCACGGCGATGGACCCGGTCCGCACCCGGTCGATCCTGACCCGCCGCTCCACCCCGGCGGTCCGCGCCTGGTTCGAGAACTTCGGCATCACCCGCGCCACCGGCCCCGTCCGCATCCCCGCCGCCCCCGAGGCCGGAGTCTTCCGCGACCGCATCTGCCTGCCGGTACGCCATCGGGGTGTCGTGCTCGGTTACGTATGGCTGCTGGACGCCGATCCCGGGCCGACCGACCGGCAGCTCGACGCGGCGATGGACGTGGCCGCCCGGATCGGCGCGCTGCTCGCCGACGAGGCGCGGGCGGGCACCGATCTGTCCCGGGAGTTCGGCGCGGTCCTGGCCGCCGGGCGCGGCTGGCAGCGGGACATGGCGGTGGCCGCGCTCGCCGAGGCGCTGGGCCCGGACGCGGAGGGGCTGCACACCGTGGTGTGCGTGACGCCCTGGATGGACGGCGCGCCCGCCGTGCGCACGGTCCCCTCGGCGGCGGCGCTGACCGGGGCCCCGCCGCCGGGCCGGTCCGGGCCGCCCTCGCTGGCGGCGCTGATCCGGCTGCGGTCGCCCGAGGTCCTGGACCCCGCGCTGACCGCCGCCGACCGGCTGCGCACCGCCGCCGGGGCCTCGGCCACCGCCGGCCTCGCGGTCCCGCGCCGGGGCCTGGCGGAGCTGGCCGATGCCTGGCACGAGGCGTCGGCGGCGGCCAGGGCCGCAGCGGCGGAGACCCGGTACGGCCCGGTCGCGGACTGGTCGTCCATCGGCCCGTACCGGACCTTGACGGCGCTCGCCCCGGACGCCCCGCCGGACCCGGCGGTGCGCCTTCTGCTGACCCCGGTGCAACGGGAGCTCGCCCGCACCGCCGAGGTGTTCCTGGACTGCGCGGGCCAGGCGTCGCGGACCGCCGCCGAGCTGGGCATCCACCGCCAGACGCTGTACTACCGCCTCTCCCGCGTCCAGCAGCTCACCGGCCTCGACCTCAACGACGGCGAGGACCGGCTGCTGCTGCACATGGCCCTGAAGGCGGCCCGGCTCTGA
- a CDS encoding proline dehydrogenase family protein — translation MLGPVILAASRSDKMRRFISAAPGTKQVVDRFIAGETVDQVVPVIEDATGKGLEVTLDVVGEDITTPEQAAAARDAYLELIGRLKDLGLGTRAEMSVKLSMFGQSLEGGHELALANVRPVVEAAAAIGTTVTLDAEDHTTLDSMFAIHEELRKDFPETGCVIQAYLFRTEEDARRLAAAGSRVRIVKGAYKEPASVAYQDKAETDKAYVRILRTLMEGEGYPMIGSHDPRLIAIAQELGRKAGRKLDEYEFQMLYGIRSDEHIRLAAEGHRMRVYTAYGTDWYGYFMRRLAEKPANLLFFGRSVLTKG, via the coding sequence GTGCTGGGTCCCGTGATTCTCGCCGCGTCGCGCAGCGACAAGATGCGCCGGTTCATCTCGGCCGCGCCCGGCACCAAGCAGGTCGTCGACCGCTTCATCGCCGGTGAGACGGTCGACCAGGTCGTCCCGGTCATCGAGGACGCCACCGGCAAGGGCCTCGAAGTCACCCTCGACGTCGTCGGCGAGGACATCACCACGCCCGAGCAGGCCGCCGCCGCGCGCGACGCCTACCTGGAGCTCATCGGCCGGCTGAAGGACCTCGGCCTGGGCACCCGGGCGGAGATGTCCGTCAAGCTCTCGATGTTCGGCCAGTCCCTGGAGGGCGGCCACGAGCTGGCCCTGGCCAATGTGCGCCCGGTCGTCGAGGCCGCCGCCGCGATCGGCACCACGGTCACCCTGGACGCCGAGGACCACACCACCCTCGACTCGATGTTCGCGATCCACGAGGAGCTGCGGAAGGACTTCCCGGAGACCGGGTGCGTCATCCAGGCGTACCTGTTCCGCACCGAGGAGGACGCCCGCCGCCTGGCCGCCGCCGGCAGCCGCGTGCGGATCGTGAAGGGCGCCTACAAGGAGCCCGCCTCCGTCGCGTACCAGGACAAGGCCGAGACGGACAAGGCGTACGTCCGCATTCTGAGGACCCTGATGGAGGGCGAGGGCTACCCGATGATCGGGTCCCACGACCCCCGCCTGATCGCCATCGCCCAGGAGCTGGGCCGCAAGGCCGGCCGCAAGCTCGACGAGTACGAGTTCCAGATGCTGTACGGCATCCGCAGCGACGAGCACATCCGGCTCGCGGCCGAGGGCCACCGCATGCGTGTCTACACCGCGTACGGCACCGACTGGTACGGGTACTTCATGCGCCGCCTCGCCGAGAAGCCGGCCAACCTGCTGTTCTTCGGCCGCTCCGTCCTCACCAAGGGCTGA
- the pruA gene encoding L-glutamate gamma-semialdehyde dehydrogenase, with protein MDAVTQVPAPVNEPVHSYAPGSPERARLEAKLKELSQNPVDLPMTIGGEKRMGGGERVDVVQPHNHKAVLGTFAGATEQDAQDAIDAALAAAPAWRAMSFDDRAAIILRAAELLSGPWRETLAASTMLGQGKTAQQAEIDCPCELVDFWRFNVHYARQILAEQPPANSPGVWNRMDHRPLEGFVYAITPFNFSAIAANLPTAPALMGNVVVWKPSPTQTHAAVLLMQLLEEAGLPKGVINLVTGDGIAVSEVALNHRDLAGIHFTGSTPTFQHLWKTVGNNIANYRTYPRLVGETGGKDFVVAHPSADPAILKTALTRGSFEYQGQKCSATSRAYIPASIWNAGFKEAFAAEVDSITMGDVTDLSHFMGAVIDDRSFAKNKAAIDRAAADPACTIVAGGTYDDSVGYFVRPTVIECTDPGNEVFTTEYFGPILAVHVYEDEQYDAMLEQMESVSDYALTGSVIANDRAAAAYTMEKLRYAAGNFYINDKSTGAVVGQQPFGGGRASGTNDKAGAPQNLQRWTLTRAIKETLVPPTEYTYPHQG; from the coding sequence ATGGACGCTGTGACCCAGGTCCCCGCGCCGGTCAACGAGCCGGTCCACTCCTACGCCCCGGGCTCCCCGGAGCGCGCCCGCCTGGAGGCGAAGCTCAAGGAGCTCAGCCAGAACCCGGTGGACCTGCCGATGACCATCGGCGGCGAGAAGAGGATGGGTGGCGGCGAGCGCGTCGACGTCGTGCAGCCCCACAACCACAAGGCCGTCCTCGGCACCTTCGCCGGCGCCACCGAGCAGGACGCCCAGGACGCGATCGACGCCGCCCTGGCCGCCGCCCCGGCCTGGCGCGCGATGTCCTTCGACGACCGCGCCGCGATCATCCTGCGCGCCGCCGAGCTGCTCTCCGGCCCGTGGCGCGAGACGCTGGCCGCCTCCACGATGCTCGGCCAGGGCAAGACCGCCCAGCAGGCCGAGATCGACTGTCCCTGCGAGCTGGTCGACTTCTGGCGCTTCAACGTGCACTACGCGCGCCAGATCCTCGCCGAGCAGCCCCCGGCCAACTCCCCGGGCGTGTGGAACCGCATGGACCACCGCCCGCTGGAGGGCTTCGTCTACGCGATCACGCCGTTCAACTTCTCGGCCATCGCCGCCAACCTCCCGACCGCGCCCGCCCTCATGGGCAACGTCGTCGTGTGGAAGCCGTCCCCGACGCAGACCCACGCCGCCGTGCTGCTGATGCAGCTCCTTGAGGAGGCGGGCCTGCCCAAGGGCGTCATCAACCTGGTGACCGGCGACGGTATCGCCGTCTCCGAGGTGGCCCTGAACCACCGCGACCTGGCCGGCATCCACTTCACCGGCTCGACCCCGACCTTCCAGCACCTGTGGAAGACGGTCGGCAACAACATCGCCAACTACCGCACCTACCCGCGGCTCGTCGGCGAGACCGGTGGCAAGGACTTCGTCGTCGCCCACCCGTCGGCCGACCCCGCGATCCTGAAGACCGCGCTGACCCGCGGCTCCTTCGAGTACCAGGGCCAGAAGTGCTCCGCGACCTCGCGCGCCTACATCCCGGCGTCGATCTGGAACGCCGGCTTCAAGGAGGCGTTCGCGGCCGAGGTCGACTCGATCACCATGGGTGACGTCACCGACCTGTCGCACTTCATGGGCGCCGTCATCGACGACCGCTCGTTCGCGAAGAACAAGGCCGCCATCGACCGCGCCGCCGCCGACCCGGCGTGCACGATCGTCGCGGGCGGCACCTACGACGACTCGGTGGGCTACTTCGTCCGCCCGACCGTCATCGAGTGCACCGACCCCGGGAACGAGGTCTTCACGACCGAGTACTTCGGCCCGATCCTCGCCGTCCACGTCTACGAGGACGAGCAGTACGACGCGATGCTGGAGCAGATGGAGTCGGTCTCCGACTACGCCCTGACCGGTTCCGTCATCGCCAACGACCGCGCGGCTGCCGCGTACACGATGGAGAAGCTGCGGTACGCCGCGGGCAACTTCTACATCAACGACAAGTCGACCGGTGCCGTCGTCGGCCAGCAGCCCTTCGGCGGCGGCCGCGCCTCCGGTACGAACGACAAGGCGGGCGCCCCGCAGAACCTCCAGCGCTGGACCCTCACCCGGGCCATCAAGGAGACGCTGGTCCCGCCGACCGAGTACACCTACCCCCACCAGGGCTGA
- a CDS encoding 1-acyl-sn-glycerol-3-phosphate acyltransferase, whose protein sequence is MTPLGSTLVRTPGHRVLPVRSRVASALRRGLWWGVLSLTGGVERRGRLPRGGCVVVANHSSHADTAALLAALDARHGPAIGAAADYWFASPWRRRICRRLAAGFPVRRAGGGMADLLSMTGELREGRAVVLFPEGTRAEDGTLGSFHRGALVLAEEAGVPVVPVGIAGTDRLLPKHGRLRSSLVRVTIGEPLPSGVSPEAARDAVRTLHDRTTAEPLRDSAVRRRVASVVTSRLGLPLAFCWAFAEALSWPLMPELLLGAVCVAVPRAALRMSLGALAGSLAGGLLALHLAAAGVHLPAPLTTDRMRAEVRAELVVEGASAVRHQPWNGVPFKVYGAEAGRASVPASDWLVASAAARGSRTLTVGLAFAAFGLLLRRHRRLYGRYLALLGVGFAVGLALIVRGWS, encoded by the coding sequence GTGACACCTCTGGGCAGCACTCTCGTACGCACCCCCGGTCACCGGGTCCTCCCGGTCCGCTCCCGGGTCGCCTCCGCGCTGCGGCGCGGCCTGTGGTGGGGCGTGCTCAGCCTCACCGGCGGGGTCGAGCGGCGCGGCCGGCTGCCGCGCGGCGGCTGTGTGGTCGTCGCCAACCACAGCTCGCACGCGGACACGGCGGCGCTCCTGGCCGCGCTCGACGCCCGGCACGGCCCGGCGATCGGGGCGGCGGCCGACTACTGGTTCGCGTCCCCGTGGCGGCGCCGGATCTGCCGCAGGCTGGCGGCCGGCTTCCCGGTGCGGCGGGCCGGCGGCGGGATGGCGGACCTGCTCTCGATGACCGGTGAGCTGCGCGAGGGCCGGGCGGTCGTGCTCTTCCCGGAGGGCACCCGCGCCGAGGACGGCACCCTCGGCTCCTTCCACAGGGGCGCGCTGGTCCTGGCCGAGGAGGCGGGCGTCCCCGTCGTGCCGGTGGGCATCGCGGGCACCGACCGGCTGCTGCCCAAGCACGGCCGGCTGCGCTCGTCCCTGGTCCGCGTGACGATCGGTGAGCCGCTGCCCTCCGGGGTCTCCCCCGAGGCGGCCCGGGACGCGGTCCGCACACTGCACGACCGTACGACCGCCGAGCCGCTGCGGGACTCCGCGGTGCGCAGGCGGGTGGCGTCGGTGGTCACCTCGCGGCTGGGGCTGCCGCTGGCGTTCTGCTGGGCGTTCGCGGAGGCGCTGAGCTGGCCGCTGATGCCGGAGCTGCTGCTCGGGGCGGTGTGCGTGGCGGTGCCGCGCGCGGCGCTGCGGATGTCGCTGGGGGCGCTGGCCGGCAGCCTGGCCGGCGGGCTGCTCGCCCTGCACCTGGCGGCGGCGGGCGTGCACCTGCCGGCCCCGCTGACCACGGACCGGATGCGGGCGGAGGTCCGCGCGGAGCTGGTGGTGGAGGGCGCGTCGGCCGTACGCCACCAGCCGTGGAACGGCGTTCCGTTCAAGGTGTACGGCGCGGAGGCGGGCCGGGCCTCGGTGCCCGCGTCGGACTGGCTGGTCGCGTCGGCGGCGGCCCGGGGCTCGCGGACGCTGACGGTGGGGCTCGCGTTCGCCGCGTTCGGCCTGCTGCTGCGCCGCCACCGCCGGCTGTACGGGCGCTACCTGGCGCTGCTGGGCGTCGGCTTCGCGGTGGGGCTGGCGCTGATCGTGCGCGGGTGGAGCTGA
- a CDS encoding phosphatidate cytidylyltransferase has product MSAVLIAEEAAVRAVPLVAGVLGAGGVAVAVLPAKVRMRVELRRRWRTWALVAPVFLGAYFLGGGGTYALAAGLGVVAAAEYARMAGLRRGDLAVLAAGSAALPALAWLAPQVLDLRAAALLLVAAALPSVLGGDDRTGFTRTARTAFGLLWIPVALTGLVTLGDTAVAVGLAVALGDVGAWCGGTALGRRGPLARPLSPLSPNKTWAGVLGAAAATAALLLVLNVFSLSLWAAVVGGCVLGDLVESMVKRESGVKDAGSWLPGFGGLLDRIDSLLVALLLAMVMT; this is encoded by the coding sequence ATGAGCGCCGTACTGATCGCCGAGGAGGCGGCCGTCCGCGCGGTGCCGCTGGTCGCGGGGGTGCTGGGCGCGGGCGGGGTCGCCGTCGCGGTCCTGCCGGCGAAGGTCCGGATGCGCGTCGAACTGCGCAGGCGCTGGCGGACCTGGGCCCTGGTCGCGCCGGTCTTCCTGGGGGCGTACTTCCTGGGCGGCGGCGGCACGTACGCGCTGGCCGCCGGGCTCGGCGTGGTGGCTGCCGCCGAGTACGCCCGGATGGCGGGGCTGCGCCGGGGCGACCTGGCCGTCCTCGCGGCGGGTTCGGCGGCCCTCCCGGCGCTGGCCTGGCTCGCCCCGCAGGTGCTGGACCTGCGGGCGGCGGCCCTGCTGCTCGTCGCGGCGGCGCTCCCCTCCGTCCTGGGCGGCGACGACCGCACGGGCTTCACCCGCACCGCCCGCACCGCCTTCGGCCTGCTGTGGATACCCGTCGCGCTCACCGGCCTGGTGACGCTCGGGGACACGGCGGTCGCGGTGGGCCTGGCGGTGGCGCTCGGCGATGTCGGCGCCTGGTGCGGCGGTACGGCGCTGGGGCGGCGCGGCCCGCTCGCCCGGCCGCTCTCGCCGCTCTCCCCGAACAAGACATGGGCCGGTGTCCTGGGCGCAGCCGCCGCCACCGCCGCCCTGCTGCTCGTCCTCAACGTGTTCAGCCTCTCGCTGTGGGCGGCGGTCGTCGGCGGCTGCGTGCTCGGCGACCTCGTCGAGTCGATGGTCAAGCGCGAGTCCGGCGTGAAGGACGCGGGCAGCTGGCTGCCCGGCTTCGGCGGCCTGCTCGACCGGATCGACTCCCTGCTCGTGGCCCTTCTCCTCGCGATGGTGATGACGTGA
- a CDS encoding phosphatidate cytidylyltransferase, whose product MNGLYALKPWYADRLSGVRASLVRREVSPDTLTAAGVAAAAGAAASLAWLPAPAAALPVAVLLAARLAFANLDGALARDTGRTTRRGAVLNELGDRVADLVVLAGFLTLAPLWLVALAGLAATLPSWVSLAGAAAGAPRRNGGPVGKTERCLLVVVAAASGWAVPVLAVIAAGSLLTALLRLAGLWRELA is encoded by the coding sequence ATGAACGGCCTCTACGCTCTCAAGCCCTGGTACGCGGACCGGCTCTCCGGCGTCCGCGCCTCGCTGGTCCGCCGTGAGGTGTCGCCCGACACCCTCACCGCCGCCGGGGTGGCCGCCGCGGCCGGTGCCGCCGCCTCCCTGGCCTGGCTGCCCGCCCCGGCCGCCGCCCTGCCGGTCGCCGTCCTGCTCGCGGCGCGGCTCGCCTTCGCCAACCTGGACGGGGCGCTGGCCCGCGACACCGGCCGCACCACCCGGCGCGGCGCGGTCCTCAACGAGCTGGGCGACCGGGTCGCCGACCTGGTCGTGCTCGCCGGTTTCCTGACGCTCGCCCCGCTCTGGCTGGTGGCGCTGGCCGGTCTCGCGGCCACGCTGCCCTCCTGGGTGTCGCTGGCCGGGGCCGCCGCCGGGGCGCCCCGCCGCAACGGGGGCCCGGTCGGCAAGACCGAGCGCTGCCTGCTGGTGGTGGTCGCCGCCGCGAGCGGCTGGGCCGTCCCGGTGCTGGCCGTGATCGCGGCCGGCTCGCTGCTCACCGCCCTGCTCCGGCTGGCCGGCCTCTGGCGGGAGCTGGCATGA
- a CDS encoding NADP-dependent oxidoreductase: MTTTRTARAFHLSARPTGFPTPGLFTLTESPVPDPAPGQALVENLYLSVDPYHREEMDGGWELGAPLEGRAVGRVTASRDPGLAEGDLVFHRQGWRTHALVTAGTDGTRRLPSYEGVPLTAHLSILGGTGLTAYAALTRTLELRPGQDLFVSAAAGGVGTAVGRIARLLGAGRIIGSAGSAAKAARLTGELGFDAAFDYHDGPVAELLAKAAPDGIDAAVDNVGGAHLEGVIAAMRDSGRIAWVGAIAQYHSAHTPPPAPRNLFDVVGKSLRLEGVLVRNHLDAQGELEELLVPHLRSGRIAPDVTVVDGFERTVDGFLGMLRGENTGKMLIRTGA; encoded by the coding sequence ATGACGACGACACGCACCGCCCGCGCCTTCCACCTGAGCGCCCGCCCCACGGGCTTCCCCACCCCCGGTCTCTTCACCCTCACCGAGTCACCGGTGCCCGACCCCGCCCCCGGACAGGCCCTGGTGGAGAACCTCTACCTCTCCGTGGACCCGTACCACCGCGAGGAGATGGACGGCGGCTGGGAGCTGGGCGCCCCGCTGGAGGGCCGCGCCGTGGGGCGGGTCACCGCCTCCCGCGACCCGGGCCTCGCCGAGGGCGACCTCGTCTTCCACCGGCAGGGCTGGCGCACCCACGCCCTCGTCACCGCCGGCACCGACGGCACGCGCCGGCTCCCGTCGTACGAGGGGGTGCCGCTCACCGCCCACCTCTCGATCCTCGGCGGCACCGGCCTCACCGCCTATGCGGCGCTCACCCGCACGCTGGAACTCCGTCCGGGCCAGGACCTCTTCGTCTCCGCCGCCGCGGGCGGGGTGGGCACGGCGGTGGGACGGATCGCCCGGCTGCTCGGCGCCGGCCGGATCATCGGCAGCGCGGGCTCGGCCGCGAAGGCCGCCCGGCTCACGGGGGAGCTCGGCTTCGACGCGGCGTTCGACTACCACGACGGGCCGGTCGCCGAACTGCTGGCGAAGGCCGCGCCGGACGGGATCGACGCGGCCGTCGACAACGTGGGCGGCGCCCATCTGGAGGGCGTGATCGCGGCGATGCGCGATTCCGGCCGGATCGCCTGGGTCGGCGCCATCGCCCAGTACCACTCGGCCCACACCCCGCCGCCGGCCCCGCGCAACCTGTTCGACGTGGTCGGCAAGAGCCTGCGCCTCGAAGGCGTGCTGGTCCGCAACCACCTGGACGCGCAGGGCGAGTTGGAGGAGCTGCTGGTGCCGCACCTGCGCAGCGGCCGTATCGCGCCCGACGTCACGGTCGTGGACGGCTTCGAGCGGACCGTGGACGGCTTCCTTGGCATGCTGCGCGGCGAGAACACCGGAAAGATGCTGATCCGCACGGGCGCGTAG
- a CDS encoding LysR family transcriptional regulator — MADLSPNELRVLLAVESAGSFSGAAAALDMTQSAVSHAIRTTERRIGTVLFERGRKGATPTAAGTSALGYARRVLRLLELMGAEARAAAAGPEAGAVPAGPLRIAAFRSAALHLLPPALERLRARHPGIEPVVRVVRELGRGTAGEVLDGRADLGIATMGESSPVPDELVGGVLREEEYALVHPAGHPAPRTLPLLDWAENCTSYTRQWWAAQDWIPRATVEAEDDGAVLSMVSAGLGMAIMPGLSLRGAPDTVAVTGLGPERPTRAVGYVTTPELARSAAVRALIRELRASGE; from the coding sequence ATGGCCGACCTGTCCCCGAACGAGCTGCGCGTCCTGCTCGCCGTCGAGAGCGCGGGCAGCTTCTCCGGCGCCGCCGCGGCCCTGGACATGACGCAGTCGGCCGTCTCCCACGCGATCCGCACCACCGAGCGCAGGATCGGGACGGTTCTCTTCGAGCGGGGCCGCAAGGGTGCCACGCCCACCGCTGCGGGCACGAGCGCCCTCGGGTACGCCCGGCGCGTGCTGCGGCTGCTGGAGCTGATGGGCGCCGAGGCGCGCGCGGCGGCGGCCGGGCCCGAGGCGGGCGCCGTACCGGCCGGGCCGCTGCGGATCGCGGCCTTCCGCAGCGCCGCCCTGCATCTGCTGCCGCCCGCGCTGGAGCGGCTGCGGGCCCGCCACCCCGGGATCGAGCCGGTGGTGCGGGTGGTGCGCGAGCTGGGGCGGGGCACGGCGGGCGAGGTCCTGGACGGGCGCGCCGATCTGGGGATCGCGACCATGGGCGAGTCCTCGCCGGTACCGGACGAACTGGTCGGGGGAGTGCTGCGGGAGGAGGAGTACGCCCTGGTGCACCCGGCCGGCCATCCGGCGCCCCGGACGCTCCCGCTGCTGGACTGGGCGGAGAACTGCACCTCGTACACCCGGCAGTGGTGGGCGGCGCAGGACTGGATCCCGCGGGCGACCGTGGAGGCCGAGGACGACGGAGCGGTGCTCTCGATGGTGTCCGCCGGTCTCGGGATGGCGATCATGCCCGGACTGTCCCTCCGCGGGGCGCCGGACACGGTGGCGGTCACCGGGCTCGGTCCGGAGCGCCCGACCCGCGCCGTGGGCTATGTCACCACCCCTGAGCTGGCACGATCCGCCGCTGTGCGGGCCCTGATCAGGGAACTGAGAGCGAGCGGGGAGTGA
- a CDS encoding metallophosphoesterase family protein, which yields MDIPRFGIPEKLADRMSMAEQHDYLRTRLTRRGALRTGAATAAVVGTGIGLASSSPAYAAPTVLTSHSTTRVDGALVAPFGRHLAYGADPKTQMAVSWQVPFAVRRPYIRIGLKPWALSRKIDAEVRHLTTPQLNNGKIAAAEQFYVHASLERLRPGTTYYYGVGHDGFDPADSRNLGTLGTFTTAPARAENFTFTAFGDQGVSYHALGNDQLILGQNPAFHLHAGDICYADPSGSGQTTDTYDARTWDQFLAQTETVSKTVPWMVTTGNHDMEAWYSPDGYGGQNARWTLPDNGPDPVNQPGAYSFTHGNVGVIALDANDVSYEIPANFGISGGRQTRWLDRRLGELRARRDIDFLVVFFHHCAFSTTNAHASDGGVRDAWVPLFEKHQVDLVINGHNHVYERTDAILKNAVRRPVPIGERTDPRRDGIVYVTAGGAGKALYDFPVPDSYEGHVADVESVNTYHVAKGGAKATETVEWSRVRYTGFSFLAVEVEAGRHARMKVTALAESGERIDHFEISRG from the coding sequence ATGGACATCCCCCGTTTCGGTATCCCCGAGAAGCTCGCCGACCGCATGAGCATGGCCGAGCAGCACGACTACCTCCGCACCCGGCTCACCCGCCGCGGGGCGCTGCGCACCGGCGCGGCGACCGCCGCCGTGGTCGGCACCGGGATCGGCCTCGCCTCCTCCTCCCCCGCGTACGCGGCCCCCACCGTACTCACCTCGCACAGCACCACCCGGGTCGACGGCGCGCTGGTCGCCCCGTTCGGGCGGCACCTGGCGTACGGGGCGGACCCGAAGACGCAGATGGCGGTCTCCTGGCAGGTGCCGTTCGCGGTGCGCCGCCCGTACATCCGGATCGGCCTCAAGCCGTGGGCGCTCAGCCGGAAGATCGACGCGGAGGTGCGCCACCTCACGACCCCGCAGCTGAACAACGGCAAGATCGCGGCGGCCGAGCAGTTCTACGTACACGCGTCCCTGGAGCGGCTGCGGCCCGGCACGACGTATTACTACGGCGTCGGCCACGACGGCTTCGACCCGGCCGACTCGCGCAACCTGGGCACGCTCGGCACCTTCACCACCGCGCCCGCGCGCGCCGAGAACTTCACCTTCACCGCCTTCGGCGACCAGGGCGTCAGCTACCACGCGCTCGGGAACGACCAGCTGATCCTCGGCCAGAACCCGGCCTTCCACCTGCACGCCGGCGACATCTGCTACGCGGACCCGTCGGGCTCCGGGCAGACCACCGACACCTATGACGCGCGCACCTGGGACCAGTTCCTGGCGCAGACGGAGACGGTCTCCAAGACCGTGCCGTGGATGGTGACGACCGGCAACCACGACATGGAGGCCTGGTACTCGCCGGACGGCTACGGCGGCCAGAACGCGCGCTGGACCCTGCCGGACAACGGCCCGGACCCGGTCAACCAGCCCGGCGCGTACTCCTTCACGCACGGCAACGTGGGCGTGATCGCGCTGGACGCCAACGACGTCAGCTACGAGATCCCCGCCAACTTCGGCATCAGCGGCGGCCGGCAGACCCGCTGGCTGGACCGGCGCCTGGGCGAGCTGCGGGCCCGCCGGGACATCGACTTCCTGGTGGTCTTCTTCCACCACTGCGCCTTCTCCACGACGAACGCCCACGCCTCGGACGGCGGGGTGCGCGACGCCTGGGTGCCGCTCTTCGAGAAGCACCAGGTGGACCTGGTCATCAACGGGCACAACCACGTCTACGAGCGCACCGACGCGATTCTCAAGAACGCGGTCAGGCGCCCGGTGCCCATCGGCGAGCGCACCGACCCCCGGCGCGACGGCATCGTCTACGTCACGGCGGGCGGCGCGGGCAAGGCGCTCTACGACTTCCCGGTGCCCGACAGCTACGAGGGGCACGTCGCGGACGTGGAGAGCGTGAACACGTACCACGTGGCCAAGGGCGGCGCGAAGGCCACCGAGACCGTGGAGTGGTCGCGGGTGCGCTACACCGGCTTCTCGTTCCTCGCGGTGGAGGTGGAGGCCGGGCGGCACGCCCGGATGAAGGTCACCGCCCTCGCCGAGTCGGGCGAGCGCATCGACCACTTCGAGATCAGCCGCGGCTGA